The genome window ggcTGCCAAACAAACTCCTGCGGCCCAGCTTTCCCACGGCACAGCCTCAGGTGTCCCATTCCTGGGAAAAGCCATTTAATAAAGGAGCGGGGCAGcaacaggagcagctggagcggGGAGTCCTGGAGCCGCGAGGGCcgtggaggtgctggaggatgcccaccctgagctgctgctgcccagccaggCGTGTCCCCTCTGCACCAAGGTGCTGCCCCTGGGGCTGCCGggaccccccatcccaccctccaGCCCAGGGGGGATCTCTGGATCCGGGATgtgccctctgctcctcctggatCCTGTGAGATCCACCTCCAAGGAGCTGTGGTGGctctggagaagctgctggagcCTGGTCCCTCCTGAGAAGTGTCACACTCCTGTCAAAGGCTGAACATCCCACACGGAGCACAGGCCCTGTCCCGCATTCCCGGCAGGGTTGGGGGTCTCCCCGACCCCCATTTGCCTTCCCAGCACCCCGTTAGTCCAAGGGGTgcccgagctggggccgtggGGCAGCTCTAAGGCTGAGTTGGGTTAGTTGGGCCGGGGGGtctggtgggtttggggtgtcagtgtggggcagccccgggctgggagcagcggcagcaggagggtttgggggtgcAGTTGGGtgcacagcagggctgcagggcgGGATCCCGGCCCTTCCTGATCTGGCTCTCCCCGAACTCCATGCGCTGTTCCAGGAGGACTTTCTGCAGGGTGATCTCCCTGAGGACCTGCAGCACCTCGGGCCCTGCCCCGCCCTGGAGCAGGTCGTAGTTCTCGGCAGGGTCCGACTCCAGGTCGAAGAGCAGCGGGGGCAGGTGGGGGGTCAGCGGGGTCAGCCCGTGGCAGGCCTGGTCTGGGGTCGTGCCGCTGTGAAAGGAACCTGCGAAACACCCCCAGGGTGAGCTCAGCTACTCCTCCTGAGCTCCCCCGGCCCTTCCCAAAGCCGCCGTGCCGGGGGAAGGGGCAGCGCTGACCTTGGGTGAAGTAATGAGCCTTGTACTTCCCGAGGCGGACGGCGAAGGGGCCGTGCAGGGGGTCGGGGGCCGGAGGGTAGAAGAACATGGCCTGTCGGGGACTctgggggggaggcagcagagctcagctctccTGTGCAGCCACCGGCTGGAGGAGAGCCTGGAACAGCACCAGACACTCCAGGGATTCCTAGAGCAGCCCTGATCCCACAGCCAGAgtgaggctggggaggagggcGGGTGATGAACAGAAGCGTCTTGTTGGctccctgctcacagctcctgccagcctgggGACACCCAGCCAGTCCACgggacaaaaggtgccagcccATGGATCTCCCCCGATCCCAGCTGGTTCTGCTCCTCAGGCACAGGGCTCCAGCAGCCTCCCTGCCCAAGGCCAGCCGAGCCAGCCCCCAGGACTCACCTTCCCTGTCCCAAACAGCACTGGGCTCATGTCATAGCCATCCAGGGCCACTCTGGGAagggctgctccagccaggGCAGTCAGTGTTGGCAGGATGTCCAGGGTGCTTGCCAGCTCATGCGTCACTCCTGGCACAAGGAAAAGTTCAAGCCCCTGATCCCACTCCCATCCCGGCCACCCCCACTTCAATCCCACCTGGGATGGCTGAGTtgcctgggctggcacaggtaGTGCCAAGGCTCACCTGGGGCGATCCGGCCTGGCCAATAAGCCACTGCTGGTTCCCTCATGCCACCTTCGTACGTCGTGCCCTTGCCACACTTCAGGTGGCCGGAGCTGCCTCCGCGTGCCATCCGCAtggtggaggggctgggggacaagaACCACCTGCCATCAGGGCCACGGGTTCCCACTGCCCCTCCCCTGGTGCTGCCAACGGGGCCATGACCAGCGAGACCTGGTGCCACCCTGCTCAGCCTTACGGGGCAGGTGCAGAAGCCAAGGTGTGTGGGACACCTGAGCAGGGCACCAGAGGCCAGTGTCACCCACACACGAAGGGAATCGGGGGATATTTGGGCTGCTGCCACTCCTGGCCTGACCCCTGTGAGGTTTCTGGCCCAGCTGGGTcacagggacacagaagagatcgTGCACTGGGTACCTCCTGCCCCACCTCGTGTCCCTGGGGTCTCGCCTGGCAGTGCCACCCCACGACCCCACCGCTGCCTTATCCCCCATCCCACGGCAGTGGCAAAGCCCCCCCCTGCCGAGCCCACTGACCCGTTGTCAGAGGTGAAGAACAGCAGGGTGTTGTTCTCCAGGCCGTTCTCCTGCAGGGCCTGCAGCAACTGTCCCACGGAGCCGTCGAACTCCGCCAGCGCGTCCCCGAAGGGGCCCCGCCGGGACCGCCCCGCGTACTCCTGGCTGGCAAACTGGGGGTAGTGGGTGTGctggggaaaggcagagagggTGGGAACCagcccccacagctcccagcaggaaCAGGCAGCACCTCAGCGAGGACATGGAGAGAGGTGACAACACCCATGATCTGAGAGGACACTTGTCCCCAGGCACCtctcagcaatggcacaggATGTGGAACCCCAGAGTGGGAAGTCCTCCCCAGTGGATGGCCCAGAGAAGTGGGCAAAGCTCCAGAAAGAAGCACCCCCA of Pseudopipra pipra isolate bDixPip1 chromosome 5, bDixPip1.hap1, whole genome shotgun sequence contains these proteins:
- the ARSA gene encoding arylsulfatase A; the encoded protein is MAPRGRDRPWALPPLLPLLPLLLPPASAAARPNFVLVLADDLGFGDLGSYGHPSSATPQLDGLAARGLRFTDFYSSAAVCSPSRAALLTGRFQVRSGIYPGVFDPGSRGGLPLSEVTIAEVLKARGYATAMVGKWHLGVGVNGSFLPTHQGFDHFLGVPYSHDQGPCQNLTCFPPDIKCFGTCDQGVVPLPLLWNQTIIQQPVSFPDLVPLYNKFSRNFITYCAQRGLPFLLYYASHHTHYPQFASQEYAGRSRRGPFGDALAEFDGSVGQLLQALQENGLENNTLLFFTSDNGPSTMRMARGGSSGHLKCGKGTTYEGGMREPAVAYWPGRIAPGVTHELASTLDILPTLTALAGAALPRVALDGYDMSPVLFGTGKSPRQAMFFYPPAPDPLHGPFAVRLGKYKAHYFTQGSFHSGTTPDQACHGLTPLTPHLPPLLFDLESDPAENYDLLQGGAGPEVLQVLREITLQKVLLEQRMEFGESQIRKGRDPALQPCCAPNCTPKPSCCRCSQPGAAPH